From one Bacteroides intestinalis DSM 17393 genomic stretch:
- the mobA gene encoding conjugal transfer protein MobA codes for MQTNNRKNQRKGVGRKPKLDPAIHRYVVRLTSEENGHFDIQFQKSGFKERSKFLKALIFEREVKVVKLDKAAMDYYIRLTNFYHQFQAIGNNYNQTVRAVKANFGDKRAFALVAKLEKATLELVVLSKQIIALTREFEERHLNRKSGG; via the coding sequence ATGCAGACGAACAACAGGAAAAACCAAAGAAAAGGTGTAGGCCGGAAACCCAAATTAGATCCAGCTATACATCGCTATGTGGTCCGATTGACATCGGAAGAGAACGGACACTTCGACATCCAATTCCAAAAATCGGGATTCAAGGAGAGGTCGAAATTTCTAAAGGCTCTAATCTTCGAGCGTGAAGTAAAGGTGGTAAAACTCGACAAGGCGGCGATGGATTATTACATACGCCTCACGAATTTCTACCATCAGTTCCAAGCCATCGGCAACAACTACAATCAGACGGTGCGAGCCGTAAAAGCCAACTTCGGGGATAAGCGGGCATTTGCCCTTGTCGCCAAATTGGAGAAAGCCACACTGGAGTTGGTAGTATTGAGCAAACAGATTATCGCCCTCACACGCGAGTTTGAGGAGAGGCACTTGAACCGTAAAAGCGGAGGTTGA
- a CDS encoding DUF4133 domain-containing protein yields MAVYQINKGIGRSPEFKGLRSQYLFIFAGGLLAILIAFMVLYMAGVNQWICIALGIISASVLVWATFHLNAKYGEWGLMKIQAAKNHPRYIISRKRFLRLIIPNLKNRKS; encoded by the coding sequence ATGGCGGTCTATCAAATCAACAAAGGGATTGGTCGTAGCCCCGAGTTCAAGGGGCTACGCAGCCAATACCTCTTCATCTTCGCCGGCGGTCTGCTCGCCATACTCATTGCCTTTATGGTGCTGTATATGGCAGGCGTGAACCAATGGATATGTATCGCACTGGGAATCATCTCCGCTTCGGTACTTGTCTGGGCGACATTCCACCTGAATGCCAAGTATGGCGAGTGGGGCTTGATGAAGATACAGGCTGCAAAGAACCATCCCCGCTACATCATCAGCCGCAAGCGATTCTTGCGATTGATTATTCCTAACCTCAAAAACAGAAAGTCATGA
- the traJ gene encoding conjugative transposon protein TraJ, which yields MVLLAVNFDNLHQILQSLYVDMMPLCSQMTGVAKGLAGLGALFYVAYRVWQSLARAEPIDVFPLLRPFALGLCIMFFPTLVLGTLNSVMSPIVTGTHRILETQTFDMNEYRKQKDKLEFEAMKRNPETAYLVDKESFDNKLDELGALDAIEACGMYVDRAMYNMKKAVQNFFRELLELMFNAAALVIDTLRTFFLIVLSILGPISFAIACWDGFHASLTQWFVRYISIYLWLPVSDLFSSVLARIQVLMLQKDIEQLSDPNFIPDGSNAVYITFLIIGIIGYFTIPTVANWIIQAGGGAGNYGRNVAQTASRTGSIAAGATGAAIGNIAGRLLKR from the coding sequence ATGGTACTATTAGCAGTAAACTTTGACAATCTGCATCAGATACTCCAGAGTCTGTATGTGGATATGATGCCCCTCTGCTCGCAGATGACGGGTGTCGCCAAAGGACTTGCCGGATTGGGTGCTCTCTTTTACGTCGCCTATCGTGTCTGGCAGTCGTTGGCAAGAGCCGAGCCTATAGATGTCTTTCCGCTCCTGCGTCCCTTTGCTCTCGGACTGTGTATCATGTTCTTCCCGACATTGGTGTTGGGCACGCTCAACAGCGTGATGTCGCCCATCGTGACGGGAACACACAGAATCCTTGAAACACAGACCTTCGATATGAACGAGTATCGCAAGCAGAAGGATAAACTGGAATTTGAGGCGATGAAACGCAATCCCGAAACAGCCTACCTTGTGGATAAGGAGTCCTTTGACAACAAGCTCGATGAGTTGGGAGCGTTGGATGCGATTGAGGCTTGCGGAATGTATGTGGATCGTGCGATGTACAATATGAAAAAGGCTGTTCAGAACTTCTTCCGTGAACTGTTGGAACTGATGTTCAATGCCGCAGCACTTGTCATAGACACGCTGAGAACATTCTTCCTCATTGTCCTCTCGATACTCGGGCCCATATCCTTTGCGATAGCCTGTTGGGACGGCTTCCATGCCTCACTCACGCAGTGGTTTGTCCGATATATCAGCATCTATCTATGGCTCCCCGTGAGCGACCTTTTCAGCAGCGTGCTTGCACGCATACAGGTACTGATGCTACAGAAGGACATCGAGCAGTTGTCCGATCCCAATTTCATCCCTGACGGGTCGAATGCGGTCTATATCACCTTCCTCATTATCGGCATCATCGGATATTTCACCATTCCGACAGTGGCCAACTGGATAATCCAGGCAGGCGGCGGTGCAGGTAACTACGGCAGGAACGTGGCACAGACAGCGAGCCGCACGGGATCGATAGCAGCAGGTGCGACAGGTGCCGCCATCGGCAACATCGCAGGAAGATTACTTAAACGATAA
- a CDS encoding TraG family conjugative transposon ATPase gives MRNVMKAATLESKFPILSVEHDCIISKDADITVCYRVELPELFTVTQAEYEAIHSAWVKAVKVLPNYSIVHKQDFFIEESYTPELQKEDLSFLSRSFERHFNERPYLKHTCYLFLTKTTKEHSRTTSSFNALTRGFIIPKEMQDKEAVSRFLECCEQFERIINDSGFITLTRLTGDEITGTESSAGIIEKYFSLSQEDTTCLQDITLGAGEMKIGDNYLCLHTLSDPEDLPTSVATDSRYERLSTDRSDCRLSFAAPIGVLLTCNHIVNQYLFIDDSAEMLRKFEQTARNMHSLSRYSRSNQINREWIEEYLNEAHSQGLTAIRAHCNVFAWSDDREKLKRVKNDVGSQLALMEAKPRHNTVDTPTLFWAAIPGNAGDFPAEESFYTFIEQALCLFIEETTGQDSLSPFGMRMVDRLTGKPIHLDISDLPMKRGVITNRNKFILGPSGSGKSFFTNHMVRQYYEQGTHVLLVDTGNSYQGLCNLINARTHGEDGIYFTYEESDPIAFNPFYVEDGVFDIEKKESIKTLILTLWKRDDEPPTRAEEVALSNAVNLFLERIRTDKSIKPSFNTFYEFIRDEYQDILKEKRTREKDFDVWGFLNVLEPYYKGGEYDFLLNSDKQLDLLNKRFIVFELDNIKDNKVLFPIVTIIIMETFINKMRRLKGIRKMILLEEAWKAISKEGMAEYLKYLFKTVRKFFGEAVVVTQEVEDIISSSIVKGTIINNSDCKILLDQRKYVNKFDEIQALLGLTDKERAQILSINLSNAPGRKYKEVWIGLGGAQSAVYATEVSSEEYYCYTTEETEKLELQQLTEKLDGNIELAIKQLAESKRNK, from the coding sequence ATGAGAAATGTAATGAAAGCAGCTACCCTCGAAAGCAAGTTCCCGATTCTGTCGGTTGAGCACGACTGCATCATCAGCAAGGATGCCGACATCACGGTCTGCTATCGTGTGGAGCTTCCCGAACTCTTCACTGTCACACAGGCGGAGTATGAGGCGATACACTCGGCATGGGTCAAGGCGGTCAAGGTCTTGCCGAACTACAGTATCGTGCATAAGCAGGACTTCTTCATTGAGGAGAGCTACACCCCCGAGTTGCAGAAGGAAGACCTCAGTTTCCTTTCTCGTTCCTTTGAGCGACACTTCAACGAGCGTCCTTACCTGAAGCACACTTGTTATCTGTTCCTCACCAAGACCACCAAGGAGCATAGCCGCACAACCAGCAGCTTCAATGCCCTTACCCGCGGCTTCATCATCCCGAAGGAGATGCAGGACAAGGAGGCGGTAAGCCGATTCCTGGAGTGCTGCGAGCAGTTCGAGCGTATCATCAACGACAGCGGATTCATCACGCTCACCCGTCTTACGGGCGATGAGATTACAGGCACAGAGTCAAGTGCGGGCATCATCGAGAAATACTTCTCGCTCTCGCAGGAGGATACCACCTGCTTGCAGGATATCACCCTCGGAGCTGGCGAGATGAAGATTGGCGACAACTACCTCTGCCTGCATACGCTCTCCGATCCCGAAGACCTGCCGACAAGCGTGGCTACCGACAGCCGTTACGAGCGTCTCTCAACAGACCGTAGCGATTGCCGCCTCTCGTTTGCCGCACCTATCGGGGTGTTGCTCACCTGCAACCACATCGTGAACCAGTACCTCTTCATCGATGACTCTGCGGAGATGCTGCGTAAGTTCGAGCAGACAGCACGCAATATGCACTCGCTATCGCGTTACAGTCGCTCCAACCAGATTAACCGCGAGTGGATTGAGGAGTACCTGAACGAGGCACACAGCCAGGGGCTGACGGCTATCCGTGCCCATTGCAATGTCTTCGCGTGGAGCGATGACAGGGAAAAACTGAAGCGTGTGAAGAACGATGTAGGCAGTCAGCTCGCCTTGATGGAGGCCAAGCCCCGACACAATACGGTGGATACACCGACACTATTCTGGGCTGCTATCCCCGGCAATGCAGGCGATTTTCCTGCCGAGGAGTCCTTCTACACCTTTATCGAGCAGGCACTATGCCTCTTCATTGAGGAGACCACAGGACAGGATTCACTCTCTCCGTTCGGTATGCGTATGGTGGACCGCTTGACGGGCAAGCCTATCCATCTGGATATTTCGGATTTGCCTATGAAGCGTGGTGTCATCACCAACCGCAACAAGTTCATCCTCGGTCCTTCGGGCAGTGGAAAGTCCTTCTTCACCAACCATATGGTAAGGCAGTATTACGAGCAAGGTACGCATGTGTTGCTTGTCGATACGGGTAACTCTTATCAGGGGTTGTGTAACCTTATCAATGCACGCACGCATGGCGAGGACGGCATTTACTTCACCTATGAGGAGAGTGATCCGATAGCCTTTAATCCTTTCTATGTCGAGGATGGTGTGTTCGACATTGAGAAGAAGGAGTCCATCAAGACACTTATCCTCACGCTGTGGAAAAGGGATGATGAGCCACCGACGAGAGCCGAGGAGGTGGCACTCTCCAATGCCGTGAACCTCTTCTTGGAGCGTATCCGCACTGACAAGAGCATCAAGCCATCGTTCAACACCTTCTATGAGTTTATCCGTGACGAGTATCAGGATATTCTCAAGGAGAAGCGTACACGCGAGAAGGACTTCGATGTGTGGGGATTCCTCAATGTCTTGGAGCCATACTACAAGGGTGGCGAGTATGATTTCCTCCTGAACTCCGACAAGCAGCTGGACTTGCTCAACAAGCGGTTTATCGTCTTCGAGTTGGATAACATCAAGGACAATAAGGTACTCTTCCCGATAGTGACCATCATCATTATGGAGACCTTCATCAACAAGATGCGTAGACTGAAGGGCATCCGCAAGATGATTCTCTTGGAGGAGGCTTGGAAAGCCATCAGCAAGGAGGGCATGGCCGAGTATCTGAAGTACCTCTTCAAGACCGTGCGTAAGTTCTTCGGCGAAGCAGTTGTGGTAACGCAGGAGGTCGAGGACATCATCTCTTCCTCTATCGTCAAGGGTACCATCATCAACAACAGCGACTGCAAGATTCTTCTTGACCAGCGTAAGTATGTGAACAAGTTCGATGAGATACAGGCTTTGCTCGGACTCACCGACAAGGAGCGTGCACAGATTCTCTCCATCAACCTCTCCAATGCTCCCGGCAGGAAATACAAGGAGGTGTGGATAGGTCTTGGCGGAGCACAGTCGGCGGTCTATGCCACAGAGGTATCTTCCGAAGAGTACTACTGCTACACTACCGAGGAGACCGAGAAACTGGAGTTGCAGCAGCTCACCGAGAAGTTGGACGGCAACATCGAGCTCGCCATCAAGCAGCTTGCCGAGAGCAAGCGAAACAAGTAA
- a CDS encoding ParA family protein, whose translation MKKKPVFVAVSNQKGGVGKSTMLVALASLLNYTMDKSVAIVDCDATQRSLYNLRERDKEMVEKNKRYMTLLEEQRLRGCKIYPIKRVRPEEARATAGEFAETGEYDIIFIDLPGSMDVPGVLQTIFNVDYVLTPIAADNFVMDSSFSFASSVVRFLAEKKGIPLKDIYMFWTKVKRRSNVEVLKNYSELMEKTGLKVLKSSIPELCRYEKELSMSSRTYFRCSLLPPPAGQLKGSGLQELANELLEILKLK comes from the coding sequence ATGAAAAAAAAACCAGTATTTGTTGCAGTAAGCAACCAGAAAGGTGGAGTTGGTAAAAGTACAATGTTGGTAGCCCTTGCCAGCCTCCTGAACTATACGATGGATAAGAGTGTAGCCATCGTGGATTGTGATGCTACCCAGCGTAGCCTTTATAATCTCCGTGAACGAGACAAGGAGATGGTGGAGAAAAACAAGAGGTATATGACGCTTCTTGAAGAGCAAAGACTCCGTGGATGTAAGATTTATCCTATCAAAAGGGTAAGGCCCGAAGAGGCCCGCGCCACAGCGGGAGAGTTTGCTGAAACTGGAGAGTATGACATCATTTTTATTGACCTCCCAGGCTCTATGGATGTCCCCGGAGTTTTACAGACCATTTTCAATGTGGATTATGTATTGACTCCCATTGCTGCCGACAACTTTGTAATGGATAGCAGTTTCAGCTTCGCAAGCAGTGTGGTGAGATTCTTGGCAGAAAAGAAAGGCATTCCGCTTAAGGATATCTATATGTTCTGGACGAAGGTAAAGCGAAGGAGCAATGTGGAGGTACTCAAGAACTATTCGGAGTTGATGGAGAAGACAGGATTAAAAGTACTGAAATCAAGTATCCCAGAACTTTGTCGATACGAGAAGGAGTTGTCGATGTCATCTCGTACCTATTTCCGATGTTCGCTGTTGCCTCCTCCTGCGGGGCAACTCAAAGGAAGCGGATTACAGGAACTTGCCAATGAACTTCTTGAAATACTTAAACTGAAATAA
- a CDS encoding DUF4141 domain-containing protein, with protein MRFKIFMLCLVALFVSQTSRAQWVVTDPGNLAQGIINATKNIVHTSSTASTMIQNFQETVKIYKQGKEYYDALKKVKNLVRDARKVQQTILLVGDITDIYVNSFERMLNDPYFTVEELSAIALGYTKLLEESAHLLNDLKSVVNENGLSMSDKDRMDIIDKCYSEMLQYRGLVQYYTNKNIGVSYLRAKKQNDVDRVMSLYGSPSERYW; from the coding sequence ATGAGATTTAAAATTTTTATGCTCTGTCTGGTGGCTCTCTTTGTCAGCCAGACATCGAGGGCGCAGTGGGTGGTGACAGACCCCGGCAACCTCGCACAAGGCATCATCAATGCCACGAAGAACATCGTGCATACATCCTCTACGGCAAGTACGATGATTCAGAACTTCCAGGAGACAGTAAAGATCTATAAGCAGGGCAAGGAGTACTACGATGCTCTGAAGAAGGTGAAGAACCTTGTCCGCGATGCACGCAAGGTACAGCAGACCATCCTGCTTGTAGGCGACATCACCGACATCTATGTGAACAGCTTTGAGCGTATGCTCAACGACCCCTACTTCACGGTGGAGGAACTCAGTGCCATTGCTCTGGGATATACAAAACTGCTCGAAGAGAGTGCCCACCTCTTGAATGACCTTAAATCGGTGGTCAATGAGAACGGGCTCTCGATGAGCGACAAGGATAGAATGGATATCATCGACAAGTGTTATAGCGAGATGCTCCAGTACCGTGGGCTTGTGCAGTACTACACCAACAAGAATATCGGAGTGTCCTACCTCAGAGCGAAGAAGCAGAACGATGTTGACCGTGTGATGTCCCTCTACGGCTCGCCGAGTGAACGCTATTGGTAA
- a CDS encoding DUF4134 domain-containing protein, whose protein sequence is MKKKVLFAAAFMLATVSAFAQGNGIAGITEATNMVTSYFDPGTKLIYAVGAVVGLIGGVKVYSKFSSGDPDTSKTAASWFGACIFLIVAATILRSFFL, encoded by the coding sequence ATGAAGAAAAAAGTATTATTCGCAGCAGCATTTATGCTTGCAACAGTGAGTGCATTTGCACAGGGTAACGGTATCGCAGGTATCACCGAGGCTACCAACATGGTAACATCGTATTTCGATCCGGGTACCAAGTTGATTTACGCAGTGGGAGCCGTAGTCGGTCTTATCGGCGGCGTGAAGGTCTATTCGAAGTTCTCTTCTGGCGACCCCGACACCTCGAAGACCGCAGCCTCTTGGTTCGGTGCCTGTATCTTCCTGATTGTAGCCGCCACCATCTTACGTTCATTCTTCCTCTAA
- the traK gene encoding conjugative transposon protein TraK, producing MEFKSLKNIETGFRQIRFFGIAYLFVCASLVGFSLWKAYSFAEAQRQKIYVLDEGKSLMLALSQDLEQNRPVEAREHVKRFHELFFTLAPDKSAIEGNIQRAMFLSDRSAYEHYSDLAEQGYYNRIISGNVTQRIEVDSISCNFNHYPYEVVTYARLSIIREKSITERSLVTKGRLLNSTRSDNNPHGFIFEAFRVVENKDLRVYDR from the coding sequence ATGGAATTCAAATCACTTAAAAACATCGAAACCGGCTTCAGACAGATACGCTTCTTCGGCATTGCCTACCTCTTTGTCTGTGCTTCACTTGTGGGCTTCTCGCTTTGGAAGGCATACAGCTTTGCCGAGGCACAACGACAGAAGATTTATGTCCTTGACGAGGGCAAGTCGCTGATGCTGGCTCTATCTCAGGACCTGGAGCAGAACCGTCCTGTGGAGGCAAGGGAACATGTGAAGCGTTTCCACGAACTCTTCTTCACGCTTGCACCCGACAAGAGCGCCATCGAGGGTAACATCCAGAGGGCAATGTTTCTGAGCGACCGCTCGGCATACGAGCACTACAGCGACCTTGCAGAGCAGGGATATTACAACCGTATCATCTCAGGCAATGTAACACAGCGTATCGAAGTGGATAGCATAAGCTGCAACTTCAACCACTATCCCTACGAGGTGGTGACATACGCAAGGCTATCCATCATCCGCGAGAAGAGTATCACCGAGCGCAGCCTAGTGACCAAAGGGCGACTGCTTAACTCCACACGCAGCGATAACAACCCTCATGGATTCATCTTCGAGGCGTTCCGTGTGGTGGAGAACAAGGACCTGAGAGTCTATGACAGATAA
- a CDS encoding DUF4122 family protein — protein sequence MTTTIFYLSVKAVSATYILYKVWNMIFSQRMYDFWNMLHNWARIARIRLWKYRKKRMEEKARKDRRKARMQRPMLQKVQSEEQAFQPSSYSDLEAQAIVEELAKRFEDTSQDETLKSPVEEKPKPKPKIKPVVFDDPNEVMGKSNIIYYEDPEVARKTPTRSIELKQVELPVDEDVNPEDVEDNFVPQKRLSQEDMKELMSSESIPDPEFSGACTFEELGNVADVLLNRTTDKKKIMDAAETLYKLQDSDIYHFYTTSISTEKQVDRLLRDNLDGAGRRQNGKQSERIAVDWNKFM from the coding sequence ATGACAACAACCATTTTTTATTTATCAGTTAAGGCTGTATCAGCAACCTATATATTATACAAAGTATGGAATATGATTTTCAGTCAGCGAATGTATGACTTCTGGAATATGTTACACAATTGGGCTCGTATTGCCCGTATCAGATTGTGGAAGTATCGAAAGAAACGGATGGAAGAGAAAGCGAGGAAGGACAGGCGAAAAGCCAGAATGCAAAGACCTATGTTGCAGAAGGTACAGTCTGAAGAGCAAGCATTTCAACCTTCATCTTATTCTGATTTGGAAGCTCAAGCAATAGTAGAGGAACTTGCCAAGAGATTTGAAGACACTTCACAAGATGAAACATTGAAGTCACCCGTAGAAGAAAAGCCCAAGCCCAAGCCTAAAATCAAACCTGTGGTTTTTGATGACCCGAATGAGGTTATGGGAAAGTCCAATATCATCTATTATGAAGACCCTGAAGTCGCTCGCAAGACTCCGACACGCTCAATAGAGTTGAAGCAGGTTGAGTTACCTGTTGATGAGGATGTCAATCCGGAAGATGTAGAGGATAATTTTGTACCGCAGAAAAGATTGTCGCAAGAGGATATGAAGGAATTGATGTCTTCCGAGTCTATTCCTGATCCGGAATTTTCGGGAGCCTGTACTTTTGAAGAGTTGGGTAATGTGGCAGATGTCTTATTGAATAGGACTACAGATAAGAAAAAGATTATGGATGCCGCAGAGACCTTATATAAACTTCAAGATTCCGACATCTATCATTTTTACACTACATCTATCAGTACGGAAAAGCAAGTGGATAGATTGCTAAGAGATAATCTTGATGGTGCAGGTCGTCGGCAGAATGGTAAGCAATCAGAGCGTATTGCGGTTGATTGGAATAAATTTATGTAA
- the traM gene encoding conjugative transposon protein TraM — translation MSNDANALKRKEQIKKWLIYAGMGLLFLVSMYFIFKPSKEQVQAEQQKVGFNAELPDPRGAGIEADKIAAYELEDMRVKQEQKMRTLEDFTAMTADDEEEEVVGIPEEPRYTGGSSSSYRSGSSSRSNSFSTSTSAYNDINATLGSFYEEPREDPEKEALKAELEELKQSMAQQQNSQPTYADQVALLEKSYELAAKYMPGGTTTTSESKAEEVETTTRSGKAKAQPVGQVTTPVVSALAQPVSDSAMIARLSQSIGGGFHTAVGEAPAETARNTIKACVHGDQTITSGQSVRLRLLEAMRVGKYVLPRNILITGEGSIKGERLDIEILQVEYDGTIIPVELTVHDNDGQAGIFIPGSMEASAAKEMAANLGQNLGTSISITNQSAGDQLLSEVGRGAIQGVSQYISKKMREEKVHLKSGYTLMLYQNN, via the coding sequence ATGAGTAACGATGCAAACGCTCTGAAAAGAAAGGAGCAAATCAAGAAGTGGCTTATATATGCCGGAATGGGACTTTTATTCCTCGTTTCCATGTACTTCATCTTCAAACCATCGAAGGAGCAGGTACAGGCGGAACAGCAGAAGGTAGGCTTCAATGCCGAACTTCCCGATCCGCGAGGTGCAGGCATCGAAGCGGACAAGATTGCCGCCTATGAGCTGGAGGATATGCGTGTCAAGCAGGAGCAGAAGATGCGTACCCTTGAGGACTTCACCGCAATGACCGCCGATGACGAGGAGGAAGAGGTGGTCGGGATACCCGAAGAGCCGAGATACACAGGTGGTAGCAGTTCATCCTATCGAAGTGGCAGCAGTAGTCGTAGCAACTCGTTCTCCACATCCACATCTGCCTACAATGACATCAATGCCACACTCGGCAGTTTCTACGAAGAGCCGCGTGAGGATCCCGAAAAGGAGGCTCTGAAAGCGGAGCTTGAGGAGTTGAAGCAGTCGATGGCACAACAGCAGAACAGCCAACCGACATATGCCGACCAGGTGGCACTCTTGGAGAAGTCATACGAGCTTGCAGCGAAGTATATGCCCGGAGGCACAACAACCACCTCCGAGAGCAAAGCCGAGGAGGTGGAGACCACGACACGAAGCGGCAAGGCGAAGGCTCAGCCCGTAGGTCAGGTAACGACACCCGTAGTGTCGGCACTCGCTCAGCCTGTGAGCGACTCGGCGATGATAGCAAGGCTGTCGCAATCCATAGGCGGAGGTTTTCATACCGCAGTGGGTGAAGCACCTGCCGAGACCGCACGAAACACCATCAAGGCGTGCGTGCATGGCGACCAGACCATCACAAGCGGTCAGAGTGTGCGACTGCGACTTTTGGAGGCAATGCGTGTCGGAAAGTATGTACTGCCACGAAACATCCTCATCACGGGCGAAGGAAGCATAAAAGGTGAAAGGCTCGACATAGAGATTCTTCAGGTGGAGTATGACGGCACAATCATCCCCGTAGAGCTAACGGTCCACGACAATGACGGACAGGCGGGAATCTTCATCCCCGGCTCGATGGAAGCGAGTGCGGCGAAGGAGATGGCGGCAAATCTGGGGCAGAACCTCGGAACAAGTATCTCCATCACCAACCAGTCTGCCGGAGACCAACTGCTATCTGAAGTAGGTCGTGGTGCCATACAGGGCGTGTCTCAGTACATCTCCAAAAAGATGCGTGAAGAGAAGGTACACCTCAAATCAGGATATACCCTGATGCTATATCAAAACAATTAA
- a CDS encoding DUF3408 domain-containing protein, whose translation MAKKSVKVDEDLIRGYMAGREPDNVSKNETSVQEILNEAITTEEEPVEEVVQEKPKPRKKKEESNYRQKYLMNTPMSGRVQVYLNRQLYEQIKNFLPVIAPETSIASYLSNIIAEHIELNIEEITQLYKERFSPPKI comes from the coding sequence ATGGCAAAGAAGAGCGTAAAAGTCGATGAGGATCTTATAAGGGGGTATATGGCAGGGCGGGAACCTGATAATGTTTCTAAGAATGAAACTTCTGTACAGGAGATTCTGAATGAAGCCATAACCACCGAGGAAGAACCTGTTGAAGAGGTGGTGCAAGAAAAGCCCAAGCCTCGCAAAAAAAAGGAAGAGAGCAACTATAGACAGAAGTATTTGATGAATACACCTATGTCGGGGCGTGTTCAAGTGTATCTGAACCGTCAGCTATACGAGCAAATCAAGAACTTTTTGCCCGTGATTGCTCCAGAGACCAGCATTGCAAGCTATCTCAGTAACATTATAGCAGAGCATATAGAACTTAACATTGAGGAGATAACTCAACTTTATAAAGAACGATTTTCACCACCTAAAATTTAA
- a CDS encoding ATP-binding protein yields the protein MNTQTLLSIVADQREELLANDYSELCPRPEESQLDLKSNRAQVVIGVRRCGKSTLCEMFLKQKGIDFAYVNFDDDRMEDMKASDLDHLLEALYMTYGEFKYLFLDEIQNIEGWPLFVNRLLRQKMHLFITGSNSKLLSKELSTHLTGRNNKVELYPFSYSEYCAMKKIDTTSLSTKAKGIRKSTLHEYLLQGGFPELFNESNRKGYINGLLDAIIKNDIAKRFKVRNVEALRRIAAYLADNYCQEFVAKTVGELFGVSNHTAENYYSYLKEAFLLVGVNRFSYKSKDRVRNEKVYVVDTAFVTEREDNFSLENLGWKLENIVCIELMRRYKPLFCDVFYYKETSSQVDFVIAKDGNVQELIQVSYDISTEKTRNREIRGLKNAAKKLKCNNLTLVTFEEQETIEEDGYTINVVPATEWLLNK from the coding sequence ATGAATACTCAGACATTACTATCAATAGTAGCAGACCAGCGTGAGGAGTTGCTAGCGAATGATTACTCGGAGTTGTGCCCACGTCCTGAAGAATCACAACTTGACTTAAAGAGCAATCGAGCTCAGGTTGTGATAGGTGTCAGACGATGTGGAAAATCAACATTATGCGAAATGTTCCTTAAGCAAAAGGGGATTGACTTTGCCTATGTAAACTTTGATGATGACCGAATGGAGGATATGAAGGCAAGTGATTTAGACCATTTGCTTGAAGCATTATATATGACCTATGGAGAGTTCAAATATCTGTTCCTTGATGAGATACAGAATATAGAAGGCTGGCCATTGTTTGTCAATCGATTGCTTCGCCAGAAAATGCATCTATTTATTACGGGTTCTAATTCTAAATTACTCAGTAAGGAATTAAGTACACATCTGACAGGAAGAAATAATAAGGTGGAACTCTATCCTTTCTCATACTCCGAGTATTGTGCAATGAAAAAGATAGATACCACTTCGCTATCAACAAAAGCAAAGGGTATTCGCAAAAGTACCCTACATGAATATCTTCTACAAGGTGGATTCCCAGAATTGTTCAATGAGAGTAATCGTAAAGGTTATATTAACGGATTATTGGATGCCATCATCAAGAATGATATAGCAAAACGCTTCAAGGTTCGCAATGTGGAAGCATTACGAAGAATCGCAGCTTATCTTGCCGATAATTATTGTCAGGAATTTGTCGCCAAAACGGTAGGTGAATTATTCGGAGTATCAAATCATACGGCTGAGAACTATTATTCCTACCTTAAAGAGGCATTTCTATTGGTAGGAGTAAATCGCTTCTCATATAAAAGTAAAGATCGTGTAAGAAACGAAAAGGTTTATGTAGTGGATACTGCATTTGTCACTGAACGCGAGGATAATTTCTCACTGGAAAATCTTGGCTGGAAGTTGGAGAATATTGTATGCATTGAGCTGATGCGTCGCTATAAGCCACTCTTTTGTGATGTTTTCTACTATAAGGAAACATCTTCGCAAGTTGATTTTGTTATAGCAAAAGATGGCAATGTACAAGAGTTGATACAGGTATCATACGATATCTCTACTGAAAAGACACGCAATAGAGAGATTAGAGGTTTGAAGAATGCAGCCAAGAAACTAAAGTGCAATAATCTTACGCTTGTAACCTTTGAAGAACAAGAAACAATTGAGGAGGATGGTTACACCATAAATGTTGTTCCTGCTACAGAGTGGTTACTTAACAAATAA